One Myxococcales bacterium genomic region harbors:
- a CDS encoding HAMP domain-containing histidine kinase — translation MTFRTRTALAVLALTAGTMGGAFFLVWSTFVASQRRQLDAALLEVAEREATEARNGALGLTDAPGPSANAVGPLPKYGVIYGDSGEVLSTTENFRSVPKLSPHMVRAPFDFEHDGHPMRGVTLEVSASGPARTLLLATTRDDLEDDGRILAQGMALAWLVGCVWAAGVAFGVASRLTRRHAEVVRVARSVASGDTSARVRFDAEDDDLRQLGGDLNAMIERLVGLVAARDLFVSHAAHELRTPLAALRLEIELAARTARTVEEYEVALSGALGSVERLARLSDDLLALAREPETTTCDVLHAVEDAIRDVRAIAALKEVAIALDGRAAEVRGSLGDVSRVFRNVLENAVRHSPNGATVKVRVCAEGEGPVEVHFDDEGAGVAPEDVRRIFEPFVRGPGGVVGDGAGLGLAISQRLAQRFGGDVRAEADGHGRFVVTLGRG, via the coding sequence GTGACGTTCCGCACGAGAACCGCGCTCGCCGTCCTCGCGCTCACCGCAGGCACCATGGGCGGCGCGTTTTTCCTCGTGTGGAGCACCTTCGTAGCGTCGCAGCGGCGCCAGCTCGACGCGGCCCTGCTCGAGGTGGCCGAGCGTGAGGCGACCGAGGCAAGAAACGGCGCCCTCGGCCTCACCGACGCCCCCGGCCCATCCGCCAACGCGGTCGGCCCGCTGCCGAAATACGGTGTGATCTACGGGGATTCCGGAGAGGTGCTCTCGACGACCGAGAACTTCCGCTCGGTACCGAAGCTCTCGCCTCACATGGTGCGCGCCCCGTTCGACTTCGAGCACGACGGCCACCCGATGCGTGGTGTGACCCTCGAGGTCTCCGCTTCGGGCCCCGCGCGGACGCTCCTCCTCGCGACCACGCGCGACGATCTCGAGGACGACGGTCGCATCTTGGCCCAGGGCATGGCGCTCGCGTGGCTCGTCGGGTGCGTGTGGGCCGCGGGCGTGGCCTTCGGGGTCGCCTCTCGACTCACGCGTCGGCACGCCGAGGTGGTCCGTGTCGCGCGTTCGGTGGCGAGCGGTGACACGTCCGCGCGCGTCCGGTTCGACGCGGAGGACGACGACCTTCGCCAGCTCGGAGGCGACCTCAACGCCATGATCGAGCGCCTCGTCGGGCTCGTCGCGGCGCGCGACCTTTTCGTGAGCCACGCGGCGCACGAGCTCCGGACCCCGCTCGCCGCGCTCCGCCTCGAGATCGAGCTCGCGGCGCGCACGGCGCGCACGGTCGAGGAGTACGAGGTCGCGCTCTCGGGGGCGCTCGGCTCGGTCGAGAGGCTCGCTCGTCTCTCCGACGACTTGCTCGCCCTCGCGCGTGAGCCCGAGACGACGACCTGCGACGTGCTCCACGCCGTCGAGGACGCGATCCGCGACGTGCGCGCCATCGCCGCACTGAAAGAGGTGGCGATCGCCCTCGACGGCCGCGCCGCCGAGGTGCGCGGCTCGCTCGGAGACGTGTCGCGGGTCTTCCGGAACGTCCTCGAGAACGCGGTGCGGCACTCACCGAACGGGGCGACCGTCAAGGTGCGTGTCTGCGCCGAGGGCGAAGGGCCCGTCGAGGTCCACTTCGACGACGAGGGAGCCGGAGTCGCCCCCGAGGACGTGCGCCGTATCTTCGAGCCGTTCGTGCGTGGCCCGGGCGGAGTCGTCGGCGATGGCGCGGGGCTCGGCCTCGCGATCTCGCAGCGGCTCGCGCAGCGCTTCGGGGGCGACGTCCGCGCCGAGGCCGACGGCCACGGCCGCTTCGTGGTCACCTTGGGGCGCGGGTAG
- a CDS encoding glycosyltransferase family 4 protein: MQVPRIVLFGAGRAHLVLRTRRALARLGLSATHAAHDDEALLGDGPVWLLREGAVPGSSVARLPTSATGLPVVALGRAMALPGAEEPASLEGAASVARLDEGAVWSVYVERPGALFTGRADGPARAVAEAVRDGRVRAFVHPACNVGVDPRLRVLELVTTLHRGGAERLVLDLHTRLPRLGATSLLATTSRPVRTEFLAPEGTLSLHGERLDEAAARLSPDVVHAHLLDEGRLAALARASVPLVVHLHNAREGWPPGTELSGAALALACADAVGAEARALPFPSRVVWNGIAPGAAREGAREALRRERGAQPGDVVLLALANVRPQKDLPHLVAVLEALVARGAPAWLWMVGEPVSANEASQAEEARLVARIHESPAKDRVLRLGASKRPEDELAAADVLASASLHEGLSLAHLEALAAGLPLVAREVSGLAEVARVHPGRVTSVEQGARPEAFAESVHAALGAPREPKLAPDFHADTAARRTLPLLARAAGLAPRPAKVRVVFVTNNLVTGGAQSSLRRLAAHLAERGLDVGCVLVEEQAAYPSRGARDLATRGVSVHHAPCAREVDVEESALGVVRYATDTGASHVVLWNVIPEIKVLSAHALFGAKVLDVSPGEMFFASLDRYFGRPRPGLPPRDARAYGALLEGVIVKFEAERARAESTLGARVHVVPNGVPLPAEVHVPREAPARLVLGTAARISPQKRLEELVDAFRLVNQAYPDAELRIAGGPDAGCEAYREELAARCEGLPVTFVGELADVGPFLAELDVFAAVSEPEGCPNATLEAMAAGLPVVATRAGAAGEQIVDGESGVLVPRADPGAFAEALLTVARDRALRVSLGRGARRRIEERFSMEGMAEGYLAAWGLGGRG, translated from the coding sequence GTGCAGGTTCCCCGTATCGTGCTCTTCGGGGCGGGGCGCGCGCACCTCGTCCTCCGCACACGCCGCGCGCTCGCGAGGCTCGGGCTCTCGGCCACGCACGCCGCGCACGACGACGAGGCGCTCCTCGGAGACGGCCCCGTGTGGCTCCTCCGTGAGGGGGCCGTGCCCGGGTCCAGCGTGGCGCGTCTGCCCACGAGCGCCACGGGGCTCCCGGTGGTCGCGCTCGGGCGAGCCATGGCGCTCCCCGGGGCCGAGGAGCCCGCGTCGCTCGAGGGTGCGGCCTCCGTCGCGCGGCTCGACGAGGGCGCCGTGTGGAGCGTCTACGTCGAGCGCCCGGGTGCGCTCTTCACGGGCCGGGCAGATGGACCGGCGCGCGCCGTCGCCGAGGCCGTGCGCGACGGCCGCGTCCGGGCGTTCGTGCACCCTGCATGCAACGTGGGCGTCGATCCGAGGCTGCGTGTGCTCGAGCTCGTCACCACGCTCCATCGCGGGGGCGCCGAGCGCCTCGTGCTCGACCTGCACACACGCCTCCCGAGGCTCGGCGCGACGAGCCTGCTCGCGACCACGTCGCGCCCCGTGCGCACCGAGTTTCTCGCGCCCGAGGGCACACTGAGCCTCCACGGCGAGCGGCTCGACGAGGCCGCGGCGCGCCTCTCTCCCGACGTGGTGCACGCGCACCTCTTGGACGAAGGGCGCCTCGCCGCCTTGGCCCGCGCCTCCGTGCCGCTCGTGGTTCACCTGCATAATGCACGCGAAGGGTGGCCCCCGGGCACAGAGCTCTCGGGGGCGGCGCTCGCTCTTGCCTGCGCCGACGCGGTGGGCGCCGAGGCGCGTGCGCTCCCCTTCCCTTCGCGTGTGGTGTGGAACGGCATCGCGCCCGGAGCGGCACGAGAGGGAGCCCGCGAGGCGCTCCGGCGCGAACGAGGCGCCCAACCGGGAGACGTGGTGCTGCTCGCGCTCGCCAACGTGCGCCCGCAGAAAGACCTGCCCCACCTCGTCGCGGTGCTCGAGGCGCTCGTCGCCCGTGGCGCGCCCGCGTGGCTCTGGATGGTCGGCGAGCCCGTGTCGGCCAACGAGGCCTCGCAGGCCGAAGAGGCTCGCCTCGTGGCCCGCATTCACGAGAGCCCCGCGAAGGATCGTGTGCTCCGGCTCGGCGCATCGAAGCGCCCCGAGGACGAGCTCGCCGCGGCCGACGTGCTGGCGTCGGCGTCGCTCCACGAGGGCCTCTCGCTCGCGCACCTCGAGGCGCTCGCGGCGGGGCTCCCTTTGGTCGCGCGCGAGGTGTCGGGGCTCGCCGAGGTGGCGCGCGTGCACCCCGGACGCGTCACGTCCGTCGAACAGGGTGCACGGCCCGAGGCCTTCGCCGAGAGCGTCCACGCGGCCCTCGGAGCTCCCCGCGAGCCGAAGCTCGCCCCCGACTTCCACGCCGACACGGCGGCCCGGCGAACGCTCCCGTTGCTCGCGCGGGCGGCAGGGCTCGCGCCGCGGCCCGCGAAGGTGCGTGTGGTCTTCGTCACGAACAACCTGGTCACCGGAGGCGCGCAGTCGAGCCTGCGGAGGCTCGCCGCCCACCTGGCCGAGCGCGGCCTCGACGTGGGGTGCGTGCTCGTCGAAGAGCAGGCCGCGTACCCTTCACGCGGGGCCCGAGACCTCGCTACGCGCGGGGTATCCGTGCACCATGCACCATGTGCGCGTGAGGTCGACGTGGAGGAGAGCGCGCTCGGCGTCGTGCGCTACGCGACCGACACGGGGGCCTCGCACGTGGTCCTCTGGAATGTCATCCCGGAGATCAAGGTGCTTTCGGCGCACGCCCTCTTCGGCGCCAAGGTTCTCGACGTGTCGCCCGGGGAGATGTTCTTCGCGTCGCTCGATCGCTATTTCGGAAGGCCCCGGCCCGGCCTCCCCCCGCGGGACGCCCGCGCGTACGGCGCGCTGCTCGAGGGCGTGATCGTGAAGTTCGAGGCCGAGCGCGCCCGGGCCGAGAGCACCCTCGGCGCGCGCGTCCACGTGGTGCCGAACGGCGTGCCCCTACCGGCCGAGGTCCACGTGCCACGCGAGGCCCCGGCGCGCCTCGTGCTCGGGACGGCCGCGCGCATCTCTCCGCAGAAGCGCCTCGAGGAGCTCGTCGACGCGTTCCGTCTCGTGAACCAGGCCTACCCCGACGCGGAGCTCCGCATCGCCGGAGGGCCCGACGCGGGCTGCGAGGCCTACCGCGAGGAGCTCGCCGCCCGCTGCGAGGGGCTCCCCGTAACGTTCGTGGGAGAGCTCGCGGACGTGGGCCCGTTCCTCGCGGAGCTCGACGTGTTTGCGGCCGTCTCGGAGCCCGAGGGCTGCCCCAATGCGACGCTCGAAGCCATGGCCGCGGGGCTCCCCGTGGTGGCGACGCGCGCGGGGGCGGCGGGGGAGCAGATCGTGGACGGGGAGAGTGGGGTTTTGGTGCCACGCGCGGATCCCGGAGCGTTCGCCGAGGCCTTGCTCACGGTCGCGCGCGATAGGGCACTACGGGTGTCGCTCGGCCGCGGAGCCCGGAGGCGCATCGAGGAGCGGTTCTCGATGGAGGGGATGGCCGAGGGTTATCTGGCGGCGTGGGGGCTCGGGGGACGTGGGTGA
- a CDS encoding efflux RND transporter periplasmic adaptor subunit, translating to MRLRVLGGLVVALATLLTACQTHKDAHGIERDVPHVEGELIVFSQAFRERAGLTMSPVTRADLRPTLRLTGTVSLNPSHVAVVGTRVRGTVRRTFKVEGDEVKAGDALAEIESAELGEAQSGVLQAEAALYAADINAKRERDLLGRSLTTAREAEVAETELVTRKAALTAANQRVRAYGGGAGGFGIFVVRSPIAGHVVTGHLSPGQSVDATNTSFKVADIRHLWVELSVFEKDLPSLRVGDDVTVSPAAEPDVRIAGKVAHVGEVIDATTRSTDVRITVDDPPYHLRPGQSVVSLIATQATGKPVLLVPQEAVVYVDGKSTVFVTEGDTKVRVAPVKVGRTDGTRLEVLEGLTDGQAVATKGVFALKSELYR from the coding sequence ATGAGACTCCGAGTCTTGGGTGGTCTCGTCGTCGCGCTCGCGACGCTCCTCACCGCCTGCCAAACCCACAAAGACGCGCACGGGATCGAGCGCGACGTGCCACACGTCGAGGGTGAGCTCATCGTGTTCTCTCAGGCGTTCCGCGAGCGCGCGGGCCTCACGATGTCGCCCGTGACGCGCGCCGACCTTCGCCCGACGTTACGGCTCACGGGGACGGTGTCCCTCAACCCGAGCCACGTCGCCGTCGTCGGCACACGCGTGCGAGGCACCGTCCGCCGCACGTTCAAGGTCGAGGGCGACGAGGTCAAAGCCGGGGACGCGCTTGCCGAGATCGAGAGCGCCGAGCTCGGCGAGGCCCAGTCCGGGGTGCTCCAAGCCGAAGCCGCGCTCTACGCCGCCGACATCAACGCGAAGCGAGAGCGGGATCTGCTCGGTCGCAGCCTCACGACGGCCCGCGAGGCCGAGGTCGCCGAGACCGAGCTCGTGACCCGCAAAGCCGCGTTGACGGCGGCGAACCAGCGCGTGCGCGCGTACGGCGGGGGCGCCGGTGGCTTCGGGATCTTCGTCGTACGCTCTCCGATCGCCGGCCACGTGGTCACCGGGCACCTCTCTCCGGGGCAGTCCGTCGATGCGACCAACACGTCGTTCAAGGTGGCCGACATCCGCCACCTCTGGGTGGAGCTCTCGGTCTTCGAGAAGGACCTCCCGTCCCTCCGCGTGGGCGACGACGTCACGGTCTCGCCCGCCGCCGAGCCGGACGTGCGCATCGCCGGCAAGGTCGCCCATGTGGGCGAGGTGATCGACGCGACCACACGCAGCACCGATGTCCGCATCACGGTCGACGATCCGCCCTACCACCTCCGGCCCGGACAGTCGGTCGTGTCGCTCATCGCGACCCAGGCCACGGGCAAACCCGTGCTGCTCGTCCCCCAAGAAGCCGTGGTCTACGTCGACGGAAAATCCACGGTCTTCGTAACCGAGGGGGACACGAAAGTGCGGGTCGCGCCCGTGAAGGTCGGGAGGACCGACGGCACCCGCCTCGAGGTGCTCGAGGGGCTAACGGATGGCCAAGCGGTGGCGACCAAGGGCGTCTTCGCGCTGAAGAGCGAGCTCTACCGGTAG
- a CDS encoding M4 family metallopeptidase: MKKRTRSLGLVGVGLMVAACSGGDGEPAPLPTMAENGADLARKLDSLTGATWWMEPGVAGNAALYYARGEGRPVLPNAQRSPTDIIALLTPFASDLGLGSDPSHELDEPETLLDASDEDVGTYRFRQHLPGTSIPVFDAALVAAVTKEGSLEYLSTGHARNLGTVGAHPTLDGDDAANRALKTLGSTARQVSAPTLGVLAVDPAKPRLSYRFSAEVDDALVQVTCDAHTGDVLSARHQGAAATAFAAAHYFDTNDIRQDRSSMLSVDLTPQGELSTTGATGPIRIYNEDGKLAVCSRPSGTSGQPEAPYECDVNVRQGSAKGVAADVQAHLQFASVYFANQLQARKWAAGGAVEAFVNARTVDGRRMQGDGRYVPPSNPRDTGKLFFGIGRTFEDADPKGHAGNKTYETYPTGSSFEFVAHEYAHGVIDAVGPLSYVGEAGALNEGLADIFAAHATALLRSNDIGLHTFGEDVRWDGRPLRDFRRPGNGTDVGGTIDYAARRPTIPSNANRPECQGAQTPESCATTCSFDAEGNTRSKNDCGNIHYNSTIVTNAWSLLAIGGFNQATKKGVLAEVGLSRATRLFYAALLGAPVNDTMKLFASRMISHQVKTTLANPFKTDLEPLWVKKAVVCAWNATNVIPDGEVIQHAVGLSCPKAGELTRTCKGKADGYYCNPDVNYPYDSYQCKGGAIAGGHQCASGSFCHRLTLNPESSAVLDAQNKPRCFIEPMVSDF; encoded by the coding sequence ATGAAGAAGCGCACACGCTCTCTCGGTCTCGTGGGTGTTGGCCTCATGGTGGCTGCGTGCTCGGGAGGTGACGGGGAACCGGCACCGCTCCCGACGATGGCCGAGAACGGGGCGGATCTAGCAAGGAAGTTGGATTCGCTCACCGGAGCTACCTGGTGGATGGAGCCAGGCGTCGCAGGGAACGCGGCGCTCTACTATGCTCGTGGAGAGGGTAGGCCAGTGCTCCCAAACGCGCAGCGCTCCCCCACGGACATCATCGCCTTGCTCACGCCCTTCGCCAGCGACCTCGGCCTCGGCTCCGACCCGTCCCACGAGCTAGACGAGCCGGAGACGCTCCTCGACGCGAGCGACGAGGATGTCGGAACGTACCGCTTCAGGCAGCACCTCCCTGGCACGAGCATCCCGGTTTTCGACGCCGCACTGGTCGCTGCCGTCACGAAAGAAGGCTCGCTCGAATACCTGTCCACCGGTCACGCCCGCAACCTTGGGACGGTCGGGGCACATCCGACTCTAGACGGAGATGATGCCGCAAACCGCGCCCTCAAGACGCTCGGCTCCACGGCGCGCCAAGTCTCTGCGCCCACTCTCGGGGTCCTGGCGGTCGACCCCGCGAAACCTCGCCTCTCGTACCGATTCTCCGCTGAGGTTGACGATGCGCTCGTTCAGGTTACGTGCGACGCCCACACCGGGGACGTTCTTTCCGCGCGCCATCAGGGGGCAGCCGCAACGGCGTTCGCCGCGGCGCACTACTTCGACACCAATGACATTCGCCAAGACCGGTCCTCTATGCTGAGCGTGGACCTGACCCCCCAGGGCGAGCTCTCGACCACTGGAGCCACCGGCCCCATTCGAATCTACAACGAGGACGGGAAGCTGGCAGTCTGCTCTCGGCCCTCCGGGACCAGCGGACAGCCGGAAGCTCCGTACGAATGTGACGTCAATGTGCGTCAAGGAAGCGCCAAAGGCGTCGCCGCCGACGTGCAAGCTCACTTGCAGTTCGCGTCCGTTTACTTCGCGAACCAGCTCCAGGCGCGAAAATGGGCTGCCGGCGGCGCCGTCGAGGCCTTCGTCAACGCGAGGACCGTCGACGGCCGAAGGATGCAGGGAGACGGCCGATACGTCCCACCAAGCAACCCTCGCGACACCGGAAAGTTGTTCTTCGGTATCGGTCGAACCTTCGAAGACGCCGACCCCAAAGGCCACGCTGGGAACAAGACGTACGAAACCTATCCGACTGGAAGCAGCTTCGAGTTCGTCGCCCATGAATATGCGCACGGCGTCATCGACGCCGTTGGCCCCCTGAGCTATGTAGGCGAAGCGGGCGCGCTGAACGAAGGCCTAGCGGACATCTTCGCCGCGCATGCGACCGCGCTGTTGCGGAGCAACGACATCGGCCTCCACACCTTCGGAGAGGACGTGCGTTGGGACGGGAGGCCGTTGCGAGACTTCCGTCGACCCGGAAATGGCACCGACGTCGGAGGCACGATCGATTACGCCGCACGACGCCCGACCATCCCAAGCAACGCCAATCGACCCGAGTGCCAAGGTGCGCAGACACCGGAATCGTGCGCTACCACCTGCTCGTTCGACGCTGAGGGGAATACCCGTAGCAAGAACGACTGTGGCAACATACACTACAATTCGACCATCGTCACAAACGCCTGGTCACTGCTGGCCATCGGCGGCTTCAACCAAGCGACGAAGAAGGGGGTTCTCGCCGAGGTGGGGTTATCGAGAGCAACGCGCCTCTTCTACGCAGCCCTTCTCGGTGCACCAGTAAACGACACCATGAAGCTCTTCGCGAGCAGAATGATCTCGCATCAGGTCAAGACCACGCTTGCGAATCCCTTCAAGACCGATCTCGAACCACTATGGGTCAAGAAGGCCGTTGTCTGCGCCTGGAACGCTACGAACGTCATCCCGGACGGTGAGGTCATTCAGCACGCTGTTGGCCTGAGCTGTCCGAAGGCCGGAGAGCTTACTCGAACCTGCAAGGGCAAGGCCGACGGGTACTATTGCAACCCCGACGTCAACTACCCATACGACAGCTACCAGTGCAAAGGCGGCGCCATCGCGGGTGGCCACCAATGCGCAAGCGGGTCGTTCTGCCATCGACTTACGCTGAATCCCGAATCGTCGGCCGTCCTCGACGCTCAAAACAAGCCGCGATGCTTCATCGAGCCCATGGTCTCCGACTTCTGA
- a CDS encoding response regulator transcription factor: MTLVQVLLVEDDARLGPLVKRALETDGHTVVLARSAAEALGVDVSEVEVAVIDWMLPDGDGLTVASVLGSRGFHAPVLVLTARSETRERVHALDTVADDYLTKPFSMDELLARVRALGRRGRRPEVVSAGDLQIDVVRRTAFVSGVLLPPLTAKELSLLLYFARRPDTIVTREELVGAVWDGEVGPSNLVQVAVSRLRDKLGPHARLLETVRGEGYRLRTSAP, translated from the coding sequence GTGACTCTCGTGCAGGTGCTCCTGGTCGAGGATGACGCTCGCCTCGGGCCCCTCGTGAAGCGCGCGCTCGAGACCGACGGTCACACGGTGGTGCTCGCGAGGAGCGCGGCCGAGGCGCTCGGGGTCGACGTGTCCGAGGTCGAGGTCGCGGTCATCGACTGGATGCTGCCCGACGGCGACGGGCTCACCGTGGCCTCCGTGCTCGGCTCGCGAGGGTTTCATGCGCCGGTTCTGGTGCTCACGGCGCGCTCCGAGACGAGAGAGCGGGTGCACGCGCTCGACACGGTCGCCGACGACTACCTCACGAAACCGTTCTCGATGGACGAGCTGCTCGCGCGCGTTCGGGCCCTCGGGCGACGAGGAAGGAGGCCCGAGGTGGTGTCGGCCGGGGATCTCCAGATCGACGTCGTTCGGCGTACGGCCTTCGTCTCGGGGGTGCTGTTGCCTCCGCTCACGGCGAAAGAGCTCAGCTTGCTCCTCTATTTCGCGCGTCGCCCCGATACGATCGTCACGCGCGAAGAGCTCGTCGGCGCCGTGTGGGATGGCGAGGTCGGCCCGTCCAACCTCGTGCAAGTGGCCGTCTCCCGCCTCCGCGACAAGCTCGGTCCGCACGCTCGTCTCCTCGAGACGGTGCGCGGCGAGGGCTACCGCCTTCGGACGAGCGCGCCGTGA
- a CDS encoding ribonuclease E inhibitor RraB produces the protein MGKNAALWPNDADGDVFRRLVNAGFDFSRDWSVDYNVDFEVWPPAAAALELLRSRYGHIDLYPPDEHGTGYVQFQIVGPVTYEGVTSTQRQVGAAMRPFGGVCESWGVMQ, from the coding sequence ATGGGAAAGAACGCTGCACTATGGCCGAATGATGCGGATGGCGACGTCTTTCGCCGATTGGTAAATGCCGGCTTCGACTTCTCTCGAGACTGGTCCGTGGACTACAACGTGGATTTCGAAGTGTGGCCTCCCGCCGCCGCGGCGCTCGAGTTGCTCCGTTCCCGCTACGGGCACATCGACCTCTATCCGCCGGATGAGCACGGCACCGGATACGTTCAGTTTCAAATCGTCGGCCCGGTTACCTACGAGGGCGTAACATCGACTCAGCGCCAGGTTGGTGCGGCCATGCGGCCGTTTGGCGGCGTCTGCGAATCATGGGGGGTGATGCAGTAA